From a single Balearica regulorum gibbericeps isolate bBalReg1 chromosome 11, bBalReg1.pri, whole genome shotgun sequence genomic region:
- the CHIC1 gene encoding cysteine-rich hydrophobic domain-containing protein 1 isoform X1: MSVLLPNMADFDTIYELEEEEEEEESEPVVRSQELPRPRDAPDPVAVRGAGHITVFGLSNKFDTEFPSVLTGKVAPEEFKTSISRVNACLRKNLPVNVKWLLCGCLCCCCTLGCSLWPVVCLNKRTRRSIQKLLEWENNRLYHKLGLHWKLSKRKCETSNMMEYVILIEFLPKYPIFRPD, encoded by the exons ATGAGCGTACTACTCCCCAATATGGCGGACTTCGACACTATCTatgagctggaggaggaggaggaggaggaggagtccGAGCCTGTGGTGCggagccaggagctgccccggccccgcgaTGCGCCGGATCCCGTAGCGGTACGGGGCGCCGGGCACATCACCGT gtTTGGCTTGAGCAACAAGTTTGATACagaatttccttctgttctgaCAGGGAAG GTTGCCCCAGAAGAATTCAAGACCAGCATCAGTCGAGTGAATGCCTGTTTAAGAAAGAATCTCCCTGTCAATGTAAaatggctgctctgtggctgtctgtgctgctgctgcacactgGGCTGTAGCCTGTGGCCTGTAGTCTGTCTTAACAAAAGA ACTAGAAGATCAATTCAGAAGTTATTAGAATGGGAAAATAACAGACTATATCATAAG cttGGTTTGCACTGGAAGCTGAGTAAAAGGAAATGCGAAACTAGCAATATGATGGAGTAT GTAATATTAATAGAGTTCTTACCAAAATATCCCATATTTCGACCTGACTGA
- the CHIC1 gene encoding cysteine-rich hydrophobic domain-containing protein 1 isoform X3 encodes MSVLLPNMADFDTIYELEEEEEEEESEPVVRSQELPRPRDAPDPVAVRGAGHITVFGLSNKFDTEFPSVLTGKVAPEEFKTSISRVNACLRKNLPVNVKWLLCGCLCCCCTLGCSLWPVVCLNKRLGLHWKLSKRKCETSNMMEYVILIEFLPKYPIFRPD; translated from the exons ATGAGCGTACTACTCCCCAATATGGCGGACTTCGACACTATCTatgagctggaggaggaggaggaggaggaggagtccGAGCCTGTGGTGCggagccaggagctgccccggccccgcgaTGCGCCGGATCCCGTAGCGGTACGGGGCGCCGGGCACATCACCGT gtTTGGCTTGAGCAACAAGTTTGATACagaatttccttctgttctgaCAGGGAAG GTTGCCCCAGAAGAATTCAAGACCAGCATCAGTCGAGTGAATGCCTGTTTAAGAAAGAATCTCCCTGTCAATGTAAaatggctgctctgtggctgtctgtgctgctgctgcacactgGGCTGTAGCCTGTGGCCTGTAGTCTGTCTTAACAAAAGA cttGGTTTGCACTGGAAGCTGAGTAAAAGGAAATGCGAAACTAGCAATATGATGGAGTAT GTAATATTAATAGAGTTCTTACCAAAATATCCCATATTTCGACCTGACTGA
- the CHIC1 gene encoding cysteine-rich hydrophobic domain-containing protein 1 isoform X2, which produces MSVLLPNMADFDTIYELEEEEEEEESEPVVRSQELPRPRDAPDPVAVRGAGHITVFGLSNKFDTEFPSVLTGKVAPEEFKTSISRVNACLRKNLPVNVKWLLCGCLCCCCTLGCSLWPVVCLNKRTRRSIQKLLEWENNRLYHKLGLHWKLSKRKCETSNMMEYL; this is translated from the exons ATGAGCGTACTACTCCCCAATATGGCGGACTTCGACACTATCTatgagctggaggaggaggaggaggaggaggagtccGAGCCTGTGGTGCggagccaggagctgccccggccccgcgaTGCGCCGGATCCCGTAGCGGTACGGGGCGCCGGGCACATCACCGT gtTTGGCTTGAGCAACAAGTTTGATACagaatttccttctgttctgaCAGGGAAG GTTGCCCCAGAAGAATTCAAGACCAGCATCAGTCGAGTGAATGCCTGTTTAAGAAAGAATCTCCCTGTCAATGTAAaatggctgctctgtggctgtctgtgctgctgctgcacactgGGCTGTAGCCTGTGGCCTGTAGTCTGTCTTAACAAAAGA ACTAGAAGATCAATTCAGAAGTTATTAGAATGGGAAAATAACAGACTATATCATAAG cttGGTTTGCACTGGAAGCTGAGTAAAAGGAAATGCGAAACTAGCAATATGATGGAGTAT ctCTGA
- the CHIC1 gene encoding cysteine-rich hydrophobic domain-containing protein 1 isoform X4, protein MSVLLPNMADFDTIYELEEEEEEEESEPVVRSQELPRPRDAPDPVAVRGAGHITVFGLSNKFDTEFPSVLTGKVAPEEFKTSISRVNACLRKNLPVNVKWLLCGCLCCCCTLGCSLWPVVCLNKRLGLHWKLSKRKCETSNMMEYL, encoded by the exons ATGAGCGTACTACTCCCCAATATGGCGGACTTCGACACTATCTatgagctggaggaggaggaggaggaggaggagtccGAGCCTGTGGTGCggagccaggagctgccccggccccgcgaTGCGCCGGATCCCGTAGCGGTACGGGGCGCCGGGCACATCACCGT gtTTGGCTTGAGCAACAAGTTTGATACagaatttccttctgttctgaCAGGGAAG GTTGCCCCAGAAGAATTCAAGACCAGCATCAGTCGAGTGAATGCCTGTTTAAGAAAGAATCTCCCTGTCAATGTAAaatggctgctctgtggctgtctgtgctgctgctgcacactgGGCTGTAGCCTGTGGCCTGTAGTCTGTCTTAACAAAAGA cttGGTTTGCACTGGAAGCTGAGTAAAAGGAAATGCGAAACTAGCAATATGATGGAGTAT ctCTGA
- the LOC104641147 gene encoding homeobox protein CDX-4 produces MYVSSLLDKETSMYPGSARGNNNLPVQNFVSAPPYSDYMGYHHVPTLDTHGQPAGTWGSHYGPQREDWNAYGPGPSSTVAAAQINGSSPGQVSYSSADYSSLHPAGSGGLPPVETINTQQISPNSQRHSSYEWMRKTVQTNTTGKTRTKEKYRVVYTDHQRLELEKEFHCNRYITIRRKSELAANLGLSERQVKIWFQNRRAKERKMIKKKISQFDGSGGSAQSDSGSLSPNEISSSLFPPPHGINGLQPNDIHQVIVSE; encoded by the exons ATGTATGTGAGCTCTCTCTTGGATAAAGAGACCAGCATGTATCCAGGATCTGCAAGGGGTAACAACAACCTGCCAGTGCAAAACTTTGTGTCTGCTCCACCCTATTCAGACTACATGGGATATCATCATGTGCCAACTCTGGACACCCATGGACAGCCTGCGGGAACCTGGGGATCCCACTATGGCCCACAGCGGGAGGACTGGAACGCTTACGGCCCAGGACCGTCCAGCACGGTTGCTGCTGCACAAATCAATGGCTCGTCTCCTGGACAGGTCTCCTACAGTTCTGCTGATTACAGCTCCCTCCATCCTGCTGGATCTGGGGGGTTACCTCCTGTAGAAACAATTAATACACAGCAAATCTCTCCCAACAGCCAAAGGCACAGCTCTTATGAATGGATGAGGAAAACGGTGCAAACTAACACTACTG gtaaaacaagaacaaaagaaaagtacCGAGTTGTTTACACAGATCATCAGAGACTAGAATTAGAGAAGGAATTTCACTGCAACAGATATATTACAATAAGGAGAAAGTCAGAACTTGCAGCAAACCTGGGACTATCTGAAAGACAG GTGAAAATCTGGTTCCAGAATCGCcgagcaaaagaaagaaaaatgatcaagaagaaaatatctcaGTTTGATGGCAGCGGGGGCTCAGCTCAGAGTGACTCCGGTTCACTCAGTCCAAATGAAATCTCTAGTTCTCTCTTCCCACCACCACATGGCATAAACGGATTACAGCCTAATGACATTCATCAAGTCATAGTTTCAGaatga